The following are encoded together in the Salvia hispanica cultivar TCC Black 2014 chromosome 6, UniMelb_Shisp_WGS_1.0, whole genome shotgun sequence genome:
- the LOC125194043 gene encoding peroxisome biogenesis protein 22-like, which produces MADNSKDDLLQLIKRVGAFLSHKFSNFPRDMDSRSVGAIAGLTLALVFTWRLLRVPSEPQRRQSKRQAPPASSSGVSTAETVNASSLGAIKPADDSRNQNVIDEFFQPVKPTLGQIVRQRLSEGRKVTCRLLGVVLEESTPEELQKQATVRSSVLEVLLEITKFCDLYLMERVLDDESEKKVLVALEDAGVFTSGGLVKDKVLFCGTENGRTSFVRQLEPDWHIDSNPEITTQLARFIKYQLHISSVKLERPASNVFTAPSLEQFFGCV; this is translated from the exons ATGGCTGATAATTCCAAGGACGATCTTCTGCAGTTGATCAAACGTGTTGGAGCTTTCCTCTCTCACAAGTTTTCCAATTTCCCCCGCGACATG GATTCACGATCAGTTGGGGCCATTGCAGGGCTAACCCTTGCTTTAGTGTTTACTTGGAGATTATTGAGAGTACCTAGTGAACCTCAAAGAAGGCAATCAAAACGGCAAGCTCCTCCAGCAAGTAGTTCTGGTGTTAGTACTGCCGAGACAGTGAATGCTTCGTCCTTGGGGGCTATCAAACCTGCAGATGATTCAAGAAACCAGAATGTTATCGATGAGTTTTTCCAGCCTGTAAAG CCAACCCTCGGACAGATTGTTAGGCAACGACTGAGTGAAGGAAGGAAG GTAACATGTAGGTTGCTTGGTGTTGTTCTTGAGGAGAGCACTCCTGAGGAACTACAG AAACAAGCGACTGTAAGATCATCTGTGCTGGAGGTGCTGCTTGAGATCACAAAATTTTGTGATCTTTATCTGATGGAAAGGGTGCTCGACGATGAGAGTGAA AAGAAAGTCCTTGTGGCACTGGAAGATGCTGGGGTTTTTACATCAGGTGGCTTAGTCAAAGATAAG GTTCTTTTCTGCGGCACGGAGAATGGACGAACATCTTTTGTCAGGCAATTAGAACCAGATTGGCACATTGACTCAAATCCTGAAATCACTACCCAGTTAGCT AGATTCATAAAATATCAGCTTCACATCTCATCTGTGAAGCTCGAGCGACCTGCCTCTAATGTCTTTACAGCGCCATCCTTGGAACAATTCTTTGGATGTGTTTAA
- the LOC125196338 gene encoding cyclin-U1-1-like has protein sequence MLSGGDRRHHQPRLTEPSSYDASTTPRVLTVLSCVLEKLVARNDQLSGGKSLSAFHGVRSPAIGLDKYVERIYKYTSCSPSCFVVAFVYIDRLLHRYPDSLVVSLNVHRLLVTSVMIASKILDDEHYNNAFYARVGGVSNPELNKLELELLFLLDFDVTVSSRVFETYCQHLEKEMLCSGIAERLPAPGITISVDDVTEIPVEDPPTPPPILVDS, from the exons ATGTTATCCGGCGGAGATCGGCGGCACCACCAGCCGCGGCTGACGGAGCCGAGCAGCTACGACGCCTCAACCACTCCCAGAGTCCTCACCGTCCTCTCCTGCGTGCTGGAGAAGCTCGTCGCTCGGAACGATCAATTGAGCGGCGGGAAGAGCCTGAGCGCGTTCCACGGCGTCCGATCGCCGGCGATCGGGCTGGATAAGTACGTGGAGCGGATCTACAAGTACACGAGCTGCAGTCCGTCGTGTTTCGTGGTGGCGTTCGTGTACATCGATCGGCTGCTCCACCGCTATCCGGATTCCCTCGTGGTTTCGCTCAATGTTCATCGCTTGCTCGTCACCAGCGTCATGATTGCTTCCAAAATACTCGACGATGA ACACTACAACAATGCATTCTACGCTCGAGTTGGAGGGGTGAGCAATCCGGAATTGAATAAACTAGAACTAGAGCTACTCTTTTTGTTAGATTTTGACGTCACTGTCAGCTCTCGAGTCTTTGAGACCTATTGCCAGCACTTGGAGAAGGAGATGCTATGCAGTGGCATCGCCGAGAGGCTGCCGGCCCCGGGGATAACCATCTCCGTTGACGACGTCACCGAGATTCCTGTGGAAGACCCACCAACTCCACCACCCATCTTAGTCGATTCATag